Proteins encoded together in one Planctomyces sp. SH-PL14 window:
- the nadC gene encoding carboxylating nicotinate-nucleotide diphosphorylase, with protein MPSVSPAFTDSAEATAETLLKLALAEDLSTAGDLTSRSLIDPRWQGTIQVVARSPGMLSGGPIAERVFLTVDPTSRVTRFVADGQRLDRGTVVLETTGPIASLLTAERTALNFLTHLSGIATLTRRFVDACAGTRAQVLDTRKTLPGWRHLAKYAVACGGGTNHRMGLYDGVLIKDNHLGAWSAGPERPTIAAAVEHVRKVNPPGLPIETEVDSLDQLADVLPARPDIVLLDNMPPDQLREAVRLRDRSAPDVRLEASGGVNLSTIGAIAATGVDRISVGGLTHSAPALDLGFDWIRRDG; from the coding sequence ATGCCCTCCGTTTCCCCCGCCTTCACCGACTCCGCAGAGGCGACCGCCGAGACCCTCCTGAAACTGGCCCTCGCCGAGGATCTTTCGACGGCGGGTGATCTCACGTCCCGTTCGCTCATCGATCCGCGCTGGCAGGGGACAATCCAGGTCGTGGCCCGCTCACCGGGAATGCTTTCCGGCGGCCCCATCGCCGAACGCGTCTTCCTGACCGTCGATCCGACCAGCCGCGTCACCCGCTTCGTGGCCGACGGACAACGCCTCGACCGCGGGACGGTCGTCCTCGAAACGACCGGCCCGATCGCCTCGCTCCTGACCGCCGAGCGGACCGCCCTCAACTTCCTGACGCACCTGAGCGGGATCGCGACCCTCACGCGGCGGTTCGTCGACGCCTGTGCCGGCACGCGGGCCCAGGTGCTCGACACGCGGAAGACTCTCCCCGGCTGGCGGCATCTCGCCAAGTACGCGGTCGCCTGCGGCGGAGGAACGAACCACCGCATGGGGCTCTACGACGGCGTCCTCATCAAGGACAACCACCTCGGCGCCTGGTCCGCCGGCCCCGAGCGGCCGACGATCGCCGCCGCCGTCGAGCATGTCCGGAAGGTCAATCCGCCGGGCCTCCCGATCGAGACGGAGGTCGATTCCCTGGACCAGCTCGCCGATGTCCTCCCGGCACGGCCCGACATCGTGCTCCTCGACAACATGCCGCCGGACCAGCTCCGCGAAGCGGTCCGGCTGCGGGACCGCTCCGCTCCGGACGTCCGGCTCGAGGCCTCGGGGGGAGTTAACCTCTCGACGATCGGCGCGATTGCCGCCACGGGGGTCGACCGCATCAGTGTCGGCGGCCTCACGCATTCCGCCCCGGCCCTCGACCTCGGCTTCGACTGGATCCGCCGCGACGGGTGA
- a CDS encoding glycosyltransferase family 2 protein, whose product MLWESLYWGSLAGVVYLFAGYPALLLVLGRLRPFRAAKAPWSESVTVIAVGHNEAHRWPAKIDSILATRGSDQIAQILIGSDGSTDDTVARLSAHPDPRVRVVHFDQRRGKPATLNDVIPLAASEVVILTDARQRLDSEAIAKLTENFADPRVGVVSGELVFETSSTDSTAARGIGLYWVYEKLIRKAESRFRSVPGATGALYALRKSLFRPIPPNTLLDDVVIPMQAVEQGTRCLFEPGAIAWDRPSQEAGQEAVRKRRTIAGAAQLVLNQPRWLLPWKNPIWWEFCSHKIGRLLSPVLLVLVLVANAMLLDRWMYRGLFAAQLAFYGLAGVGYLLQRAGMRSRLCGACLMFVSLNTTTVAALWDAVRGRFQATWQKTT is encoded by the coding sequence ATGTTGTGGGAATCGCTCTACTGGGGGAGTCTGGCGGGAGTCGTTTACCTCTTTGCGGGGTATCCGGCGCTGCTGCTGGTTCTCGGCCGGCTTCGTCCTTTCCGGGCCGCCAAGGCTCCGTGGTCGGAGTCCGTTACGGTGATTGCGGTCGGACACAACGAGGCTCATCGCTGGCCGGCCAAGATCGACAGCATCCTGGCGACGCGGGGCTCGGATCAGATCGCGCAGATCCTGATCGGCTCCGACGGCTCGACCGATGACACGGTGGCGCGGCTCAGCGCTCATCCCGATCCGCGGGTGCGGGTCGTCCACTTCGATCAGCGGCGGGGAAAGCCCGCCACGCTCAACGACGTCATTCCCCTGGCCGCGTCGGAGGTCGTGATCCTGACCGATGCCCGGCAGCGCCTCGATTCGGAAGCGATCGCGAAGCTGACCGAGAACTTCGCGGATCCGCGGGTCGGCGTCGTCTCGGGGGAGCTCGTGTTCGAGACCTCGAGCACGGACAGCACGGCGGCGCGGGGAATTGGCCTGTACTGGGTCTACGAAAAGCTGATCCGCAAGGCGGAGAGCCGGTTCCGTTCGGTGCCGGGGGCGACCGGGGCGCTGTACGCGTTGCGGAAGTCGTTGTTCCGGCCGATTCCTCCGAACACGCTTCTCGATGACGTCGTGATTCCGATGCAGGCGGTGGAGCAGGGGACTCGCTGTCTGTTTGAGCCGGGGGCGATTGCGTGGGACCGTCCGAGTCAGGAGGCGGGGCAGGAGGCGGTACGGAAGCGGCGGACGATCGCGGGGGCGGCGCAGCTTGTGTTGAATCAGCCGCGGTGGTTGTTGCCGTGGAAGAATCCGATCTGGTGGGAGTTCTGTTCGCACAAGATCGGGCGGTTGTTGTCGCCGGTGCTGCTCGTTCTGGTGCTGGTGGCCAATGCGATGTTGCTGGACCGGTGGATGTATCGCGGGTTGTTTGCGGCTCAGCTGGCGTTCTATGGGCTGGCGGGGGTTGGTTATCTGTTGCAGCGGGCGGGGATGCGGTCGCGGTTGTGCGGGGCGTGTCTGATGTTTGTGTCGCTCAACACGACGACGGTCGCGGCCTTGTGGGATGCGGTGCGAGGACGTTTCCAGGCAACCTGGCAGAAGACAACTTAA